The genomic stretch ACGGGGACACAATCACCTTCTACTACTGCCCCACCGATTCTGTCACATGGGCGCCACTCATCGACCAGGCCACCTATATCGTCACCATCGATGTCTGCATCGCCGAGGCGGCGGTCGATACCCCCTCACTCGCCGACGGCACACGCGGCGGCTTCGTCCTGGCAGAGATTAACGCCACCGCAGAGGAGAGCGGGTGGTATGTGGTCGTGGTGAGCGGCACCGATGCCAGCGGAGAAGCGATCGCCGGCACCGGCACCGTCCGCCTGAACAGCGGCGAGACGGTCCAGGTGCCGGTGCTGGTCTCGGTCCCCGCCCAGGCGAGTGCGGGCACCTACACGCTGTATGCCGGGATCTACCACCTGGATGAATATCCGGAGGGCCTGATCTCCCACAGCGGAGGTTCGGAATGCGTCGTATCCTGACGCTGCTCTGCCTGCTGCTCGCCGCCGCCTGCAGCATGCCGGCGGCAGCGCTGAGCATGGATGTCTCGGGAAACACTGCCGGTTCCCCGGTGGTGGTCACCTGCGACGGGGAGGCATTCATCATCTTTCAGGAGAATGGCGGCACCCCGGTGTTCGCACAGGGCACAACCGTCAGGTACGTCCCGCAGACCACCGGCACCCTCTCGATTGTGGCGAGTGCCGGGAACGAATCGGCAACCGGGAGCGTCACTATCTCATCGAGCGGCAGCGGCGGCGGTAGCAGCGGCGACGGAGACGACGATGACGACGACACCTACCAGTCTGTGACCCTCACGGCAGGCAACTTCAGCCTCACCTCCGCCAACAGCGGCACCACCTACACGGTGAACCGCCGCACCGCACTGGGCGCACTCGACGCATCCGGAGCGGCATATGCAATCGATGACACCTGGTATGACCAGTACGGCACCCTCTACGTCACTGCCGTCAATGGACGGACAAATGATGGAGCCAGGGGCTGGATGTTCCAGGTCAACGGCGTCTCCCCATCAGTCGGCGCCAATGTAAAGGGAGTGCAGGACGGCGACCGGGTTGTCTTCTACTGGAGTGAGAGCATGTCCTCCACCCCTGAGACCTCCGAAGAGGTGATCAGGCTGCAGGTCGTCTATGGCAGCAGTTCGGACGAGAATGATGAAACAAGCACGACCAACGATGAAAATACCTTTGGTCAGGCCAATGAACCCGAAATTCCGGTCGGTCTGCCTGCAGGCACCACCATCTCGATCGTGGGCGGAAAGACCAGAATCGCGGTGGACCTGAGCGCCGACCACGACGGGGAGCAGGTCATCGTCAGGGGCGACCGCATCATCATCTACCGTCCGGGCATGTCCATGACCGTCATGACCGAGGACATCACCGAACGTGACGGCATCGCCTCCGGGTTCATCAGGAGCGTAGAGGTTGACCTGGACCCGGCAGGCGGCGAAATCCCGGGGGTAGGTCCTGTACGGACGACCGCCTCCCTGATACTCGCAGGCATGCCTGCCGATGCCCGGTTGACCGTCACCTATACAGACGACCTCACCCCCGGCGAACGCTCCGCCCTTGACCTGGCGGCAAGAGAAGAGAAAATGGGCATTGAGGCATTCGCGTATGCCGCCGATATCGAAACAAACGGATTTGAGGCGGAAGAGATCCAGGGCGCCACGATCAGGCTGTATGTGAGTCCAGAATGGGTGAACGCACATGGCGGTGCCACTGCGATCCGCATCGCCGACATCACAGCGGACGGGACGGTCACCATCCTCCAGACCTCCCTTGTCGGTGTGGACGACGACGGCGACCTGATCTTCGAGGCGGATTCCCCGGACGGACTCTCCAGATTCGCCCTCGTCGCCCTCGGAGAGGGGGGGACAGTGGCGACAACGACCACCGCAGGCATGACCACCGCACCGGCGTCCGCACCTGAAACGACACCCCCGGCGCAGGCACCGATCGGCGAGGCGACGGTGATCGCCGCTGCCCTTATCGGAGCAGGCGCCCACCTGATCAGGAGACAGGAGGGATGACTCTGAAACCAACAATACAACCAATACTCATTTTTCTGCTCTGCATCGCCTGTGTGACGGTTGCAACAGCCTATCCCTATGACAGGGGCGATCCGGCCATCAAGAGCGGGCTTGACTACATCAGGTCCTGCCAGCACGACGACGGCGGATTTGCCGAGGCCGGGAGGGGCACGAACCCGGGCACCTCATGGTTTGCGGTGATGGCGATCGTCGCCGCCGGCGAGGACCCGCATGACTGGGCGGTGAACGGCACTTCAGCGATCGATTACTGGAAATATTCAGATGACACCGTCAACCCGGACGGCACGGCCGAACTCGGTAAGATGGTCACCGTGATCTCGGCGGCAGGAGAGAACCCGCATGACTTCGGCGGCTACGACTATCTCACCACACTCAGGGGGCGGATGAACCCCAACGGCCAGTTCGGGGACTTCATCTACACGACCTACTGGGGGATCCTCGGACTCGTCTCTGCCGGCGAGGACGTCGCCCTATCTGTCAGCTGGCTGAAGGACCAGCAGAACGACGACGGCGGCTACGGCTGGATGCCGGGTGCCGAGAGCGACTCTGACGATACCGCCGCCGTGGTCATGGCCCTCGTTGCCGCAGGCGTGCCGAAGACCGATCCATCGGTCACAGGGGCCCTCGACTACCTCAGGGCACACCAGATGGAGGACGGCGGCTTCAACTACGGCGGGTCGTCATCCTCGAATGCCGCCTCGGCGGGATGGGTGATCCAGGCGATCGTCGCCGCCGGCGAAGATCCCTCCGGATGGTCAAAGAACGGCTACGACGTGGTCTCGGCACTTGCAGACCTGCAGCAG from Methanofollis fontis encodes the following:
- a CDS encoding DUF4430 domain-containing protein → MRRILTLLCLLLAAACSMPAAALSMDVSGNTAGSPVVVTCDGEAFIIFQENGGTPVFAQGTTVRYVPQTTGTLSIVASAGNESATGSVTISSSGSGGGSSGDGDDDDDDTYQSVTLTAGNFSLTSANSGTTYTVNRRTALGALDASGAAYAIDDTWYDQYGTLYVTAVNGRTNDGARGWMFQVNGVSPSVGANVKGVQDGDRVVFYWSESMSSTPETSEEVIRLQVVYGSSSDENDETSTTNDENTFGQANEPEIPVGLPAGTTISIVGGKTRIAVDLSADHDGEQVIVRGDRIIIYRPGMSMTVMTEDITERDGIASGFIRSVEVDLDPAGGEIPGVGPVRTTASLILAGMPADARLTVTYTDDLTPGERSALDLAAREEKMGIEAFAYAADIETNGFEAEEIQGATIRLYVSPEWVNAHGGATAIRIADITADGTVTILQTSLVGVDDDGDLIFEADSPDGLSRFALVALGEGGTVATTTTAGMTTAPASAPETTPPAQAPIGEATVIAAALIGAGAHLIRRQEG